From the Lathyrus oleraceus cultivar Zhongwan6 chromosome 3, CAAS_Psat_ZW6_1.0, whole genome shotgun sequence genome, the window caattaaggatcaacgtatgctacgtctatttccaattaaggatcaacgtctatgtgaacccacagtttcaccgcttccaccatgaagccgaccatgccatgaatgaatgtacaaataccaacaacatatgcaattaagatcatctctaccatcttaacattccacatatcaccataattcaactctattaagtatccaccaatggtacatatacacattcataacaaatacaccattcatataatatgcaattaagatcatctctaccatcttaacattcataacaaatacaccattcacataatatgcaattaagatcatctctaccatcttaacattcataacaaatacaccattcacataatatctattagagtcacctttctaatgctttaaaccccaacccaaaatgattcatgagttgaaagttatgaataaaaccgtgcacgaaagcgttactaaaaagttgttattttctaaattttccagcataattttcatcttcttcaaccccaaaaacgtccatgaaataatctccaaaattattttattcctgaaacaaagttatagccttctgtttcaaatatccaacgcttcaaacggcactcgatttggacttacagatcaaaagttatgaccaaaacaattccgaccgaaaaacataaaaaaaggctCGCGATTGCGACggacagaatgcagaattttctgcggttttcatcgttggaggactttcggacctccgatttcgattctgTAAAAAGCCAAATGTTCAGAAAgttataactcatacaatactctaagtatataatgttaatttgcagttttaacacaatcaaatcaccacaaatcaagaatactcatcaaaacctaacaatttccacaaccatacaaaattagggattttaacctaaacatgcttctacccattgacccaatcatactaacccataaaaataaggattccccccttacctcttcaattttctgcaaaccctagctcttctctttacttttcctcttctctttcttTATTGTTGTCAAATGGTCAAATGAATCataattctcactctcctcacctcttatatactagtattctatttgggcttaaagagtgatacctctaatttaattattaggcccaataagacctaatatttaaatatctctatttaattcaaataaatcaaccaactcaatatgcacaccaagttaattaattcaattatttattatatctcatatcaactaaataattaattaacacaccaaattaattcatataatcgattattatactacctaacaaccaattaattaattaacactccaattaagtaaaataaaatatactaataacaatataagaaataattactaaaattgggttgttacaaaCGTCACGACCGTTACGCGCCTTACGACCGTAACAGGTacgtgacgctcgtcacgcctcCAGAATGCGCGTTCTGTTTTAATTAAAACAGAGGCGCACTATCCTTTTCTTCTTCCTCATCCACTCTTTCTGTTTCCTTAACCGTTCACCAACACCATAACCGTCCCACTCACACCCATTTATTTCTCCATTAACCCCCAATTATTCACTCCATTACCCCTTCCATCACTTCCTATTTAAACAGAAACAAGTGAGTTTCTTATAACTCACGAAACCCACTTCTTCTACGCCAAACCTCAATTTGCATACACCATGGCCCGTCAAGAGAGACCTGCTCCCGATCTTTCAACTATCATATTCAAAGAGGGAGAGGCCGGTGAACGGCAAAGAGACAACTACCTCGGGTTCTATCAACGCTCAGTTTAACCCATGAGGTACGTTGATAATGATTTTCTGAAGGAGTTGGGGCTTTTAGATGGTGTGGGATGGATGCTGAACATATCTTGTTTAACGCAGCTCTGCACCAACCCACAATCCAACATATGAAGCTTTGAACCTGGAATTCTTGAGTTCATTCTCCTACATAACACCTCCCGGTGCAACTCAGTTTCTCACCAGACTCGCCACATTCAGAATGTTCGGCACTGAGTATTCTTTGAACCAAACACAAATAGCCCAAATACTTGGTTTCCGACATGGAGATGGAGTTCACTATCGCATCCCTGACAGATGGTCTGAAATAACGTTTGGAGTATGGCACAGTCTTACCAATGTTAACGTCACAAGCTGTGATGCACTCAACACAACATACATTCACAACCCGGCTATCAGATATTTCCACCGAGTCATAGGACACACGGTCTTCGGAAGAGTCAACAACCATAAAGTAAACTCTAAGGAGCTTTTCTTCCTTCACTGTGTGTTCACTCCGGTGGCATTCAATGCTACCCCGTTCTTATTAGCCAACATCCATGCTAACTGCATGAGAGGCAACACATCATTCTGTTTTGGATGAATCATCACTTCCATAGCATTGGGCCTGAATCTGGGAGATAGGCTTGCTAACTTACCTTCCTTGCCGACCGAGTTCCTTAATATCGACTATTGCCGCTCCTCGCACCTTATCAAAATCAAAGACGATGGGAGATACCACCCTATGGTTCGGAACAAGATAGTCTGATGCGTCATTATGCCTAACAGGAATCGTATAGATCCGTAGAACTTGGTGCGCTCACTATCATTCGTTCATAGTAGAAAGAATTTAGAGTCTTCAAGTAGAACTTAGTCATTTCGCTTTCTTCGAGAGAAGTACAAATCGGGGCGGTAACCTCGCGCCATCTTTATGCATattccttgaaagtttccttgtctCTTTGAGACATAGCTCGGAATTAATCTCTGTTTGGCACCATGTCgacattgtacttgtactgccTGATGAAAGCTTCACCTAGATCATTGAATGTGCAGATATTGGCACTATCCAAGTTCTTGTACCACTTGAGAGcggcaccagacaaactgtcttgaaaataatgaattACCAACCGGTGGTTGTTAGTTTGAGTGGACATTTTATGGGCATACATAGTTAAGTGGCTCCGCGAACAAGAATCCCCCTTGTAATTTTCAAAGTTAGGTACTTTGAATTTGGCAGGTATTTTGACATTTGGCACAAGGCAAAGATCGTGGGCAttcttcccaaatagatctttTCCCCTAAGGGATTTAATCTCTCTTTGCATCTCAGCAAATTGATCTTAGAAatcatccattttctcatatactCCCATACTCTCACTAGGAGTGGTGTGAAAGATGGGCTCTTCGTGGTATGGAGTAGTGTGTATCAcaggaggtggcactgacatgacaGCAGGCACCACAGGGCTTTAGAAACTTGTGGACGGTAACCTTTCGGTATATAATTTGGTGGCATGCCCTAAGGGAAATTGGGGAGCATCTGATATTGAGGAGCGTTCACAGGTGCCACAGAAATGGGTGTAGATACGACCTCTGAAATTACAGTTCTTTGAATAGTCTCTGGGGGTGGATGATTCTGAGCAGCCACCAGCGTTTCCGTCATCATTGTGAGTCTCTCCAAACTGCTTTTGAGTGAAGTAACCTCTTCCATGAGATCCTGGTTTTCCTGTTCAAGTTGTTCCATCCTTTTCTAACGACTAGCTCGAGTGTTGTACCAGTGAAACAGTTTGTCTATTGGAGTGAAAGACAGGGATACGTCTTGGGAATGCAAAAAATGTAATGTTTAGAATGATGCATGATGTGAAACGTAAATGTCTTTTAAGGAACTTTAATAAATACAATTATTGCAAACATCATGGAGAGAAGCATTACTCTTTTGATAGCTAAAAACTCCTTTCATTAATATCGGAAAGATTATAATTTTTTTGTAGTACACTTTCAAAAGATACAAGGAAAATAGCTAGAATCCTAAGGAATTTGCTGAGAAGAAGATCCAATGCCTCTTTGTAGCTTCCTGTTAAGCTCCTTGATTTGGTCCTTCATTTGAGTCTTTTCAACCACTAGCTTGTCGACAATCATCTTCCAATCGCCTGAAGTAGGAGGATTATTTGAACCAGGAACTGGCATAatgttagaggaaaataaatcctcttgcacctTTATTTTCTTATTAGCAAGCTCTCCATCATTCTTCTGCTTCAAGTGTCTTTGAAGCTCTTCATTATCTGCGTAGCCGATTTGATACTTATTCTTTCAAGCATCCCTTTCTCATTGCACCCTAATCAAAGAAATCTTTAGTTTCTCTGCGCCAGTCATGAAAATTAGAGAAGGTTCTTTAAAAGTTAAAGACAAAGTCTCTTGTCGAGGATAAGGCATTTTCAAACTGATGGCCCTAACTTGTACCCATTGGAGATAAGGCTCCAAAGAGACGTAATCTAGCTTTCCTAGAACTTCTCTTCTTTTCTTATGGATGTGGTGCCAGGCATGCACAATCTTTTCTTTGAATGCTCTATTGCTTTCTCCTTCCTTAAAAAAGAAACTCTCTAAGAAGATAGTGTTATGCTTGTCCTTCATTGGGTATCCAAACTGACGACGAGCCAAAATCaggttgtagttaattccccCCTTCGTACCAATAAGAGGTACATTAGGAAactcaccataactatcaataattGTCGCCCCCTCATAAGCACGATCAAACCAATCAATGTTAGAATGAGTGAGAGACATAATCTTTTGTGACCATAGAAAACCATCCTTAAGGTCCCAAAATGTAGTAGATcgaggcaagtgcgaaataaaccattTGTAGAGCAAAGTTGTACAACATATGATTTTTCCTCCCTTATGAAAATTCTTGAGATGGACTGAATGGTAAACATCGGCAAGTAAGGTAGGTACTGGATTTCCAATTAAGAATATTTTGATAGCATTAATGTCAACAAAGTCGTCAACATTAGGGAATAGGAgcaatccatagatgagcaaggAAAGAATAGcctcaaaagcatccatactactCATGCTAGCAAAATAACGAGCTTCCTCTATCAAGAATTTAGCAGGCAAGGCAAGCATTCCTCCTTTTGTAGTCAGATTAGCTTTGATCTCAAACATCTTTAAATGAGTAGCTTCTGCAATGTCTTAATGCTTTAGAATTTCTTCTAAAGCGGAAAAGGGAACTTGATCAGGGATGGGCAGGCCAATCAAGTTAGAAaactcctccaaggtaggcacaagtTGATAATATGGAAAGGTAAAGAACTAGTACAATGGATCATAGAATTGAACCAATGTAGTAAGAATCCCCTCCATCGTGTTGGTCTTCAAAAGAGGTAGAAGTCTCCCATATCTGCCTTTGAAGTCTTTAGGATTAACCACCAAATATCCTAGCTCTCTTAAATACTCCAATTTTGGACTTTTGAAAGTGTACTTTTGAGTTCTTCTTCTTCCAAAATCCATAGTGAAATATTCCTATGATATTTGCAACAAATGcttttaagttccttgaagaCTTTAATTAAGATAATGTTAATGAATGCACAAACACATCAAGATCAACAAACATAAGCAAGATATCAAATACATGGGGTTCATAGGTTTGACTTCACGAGCATGAGGCCATGGGTCTAACCATCCCAACAATGCAAGTGCTAAAGGTTTATCATCAAGATAGGAACCAAGGTTCTAAGAAAGTTCCCAGAATCATAATCCTATCTTTTGGATATTACCGGTTTAGACAATTACTTGTCAACCAATAATATTttcaagagaaactcatctgagtgtagtatcgtgtatCAACTAATTTAGGTTTACACCTTCATAGTTACCACACTACGTCCTAACAAGGCTTAGTAGGATAAAGGGATACTAAAGTCATTAGTTTTTCGGGCTCCTAGGTCAAAGATAGCAAATGTCTTCACGATTGCTCATTCAACAAATACCATCCCTAAAGGGGCCTCCACTGATTGGGGGATTCTCAAGTTATCTTGTTCGGAATTACTCCACCCAAGccaacttgaccataccaccctTCTATCTTAATatgcactcaagttcgggttaggACTTATCTTAACACAAAGATCACCCAAGCaaatataaataaacaaataataaaGCATAGGTGAAAACAAAATAGGTACAACCCTCTTGGGAAGCAGTGgtccctagtgaagtcgccatTTCTGTCGCGGTGAGAATCGAAGACCAAGCTATTGGATTAACTTGACTCACAAAATATTGATACACCATCAaacttttatttttccaaaggaaGGGGAAAATATTCCAAATAAACCCAAAATAAACAAGCATAGCAAATAGTAAAACTAGGAGCAAAGCAAGTAGAGATCGAATGTACGAGGGTTGATTATGCAAATGGAATGTATTAACACCCTAAAAATTTGTAGTACTCTACATGAACCTTTTGAATTTATCTATGTTTTTAAAAAGTTGTTTGCATTTTTTTGAGTGGGGAATAAAAAGGGTAAAAATGTTTTGGAAAATGCCACTTGACTAAAGGTAAGTCAAAGTTTGAGTTTGAGAtgcttcatgtgtactaaagcatttGTAATTGAAATATCCATTGATAAAAATTAAGTCAAGGTTTGTGTTTGAAAAAGGGGTAGGATTAATGCATGAATGGACAAATAAAgccaacaaacaaacaaacagtATATGACTAAGAAGTCAACATAAGATCCTTTCCCTTAGATTTAGGTACATAAAGATACATAAATTGGTAAGCCATGAACAAGCTACTTACATGTTTTTTAAGTATGATGATCATAAACAAGACATGACAAAGGTTTACATGACACCACAAGAGATAACACATGAACACGTATGAGATACATATTCAATCATCATGGAAGTTTATGAAGGAAACACTTGAATGAAGTGATAAACAATTACAAGATATGGATATAACATCACAAATTGGGATAGAATTACAAGACATGATTTAAACAAGTGTACATTATTCAACACAAGGGTAACAAACCGCATAAGGCAAGTATCATAATCAAGGTATATGGTTGTCAAGTCAAGTTGTGACAAAATAAAGATATTCAAAACATGGATCATATGAACATGGCATGGACAAAGTAAAATCTTAAGTGGATCACTATGCATACAAGTTAAACAAGAGGCAAGAACATTTTAGGGACAAGTTTAGATCTAAACCCTAATCATGGCATGAATAAGAAACAAGCAAGTGGAAACCCTAATCATCTCATAGccattcattcaaacatgttttcaaggtgaatcaatttATACATGAtatgaaaataatcaagtttAAACATGTTAAGGACAACAATCAACACTTGAAAGAGTGCGCTATGATCATACAAGCATTCAACAACAAGAACAACCAAGAGATGAACCAAAGGAATTGATTATGATCCTTAAAAAGCACATGTTTTCCATCAAACAAAAATggtaaaataaataatatttttttggatttttcggtatcatcataaaatagacattcttatcaacacatggcaaaaagaatgggtcaaaaaggtta encodes:
- the LOC127128806 gene encoding uncharacterized protein LOC127128806; protein product: MFEIKANLTTKGGMLALPAKFLIEEARYFASMSSMDAFEAILSLLIYGLLLFPNVDDFVDINAIKIFLIGNPVPTLLADVYHSVHLKNFHKGGKIICCTTLLYKWFISHLPRSTTFWDLKDGFLWSQKIMSLTHSNIDWFDRAYEGATIIDSYGEFPNVPLIGTKGGINYNLILARRQFGYPMKDKHNTIFLESFFFKEGESNRAFKEKIVHAWHHIHKKRREVLGKLDYVSLEPYLQWVQVRAISLKMPYPRQETLSLTFKEPSLIFMTGAEKLKISLIRVQ